TCCACACCTTTCCCGCTGAAACAGCCGGTAGGTAGGTAGGTAGGTGTGCCAAGTCATCGAAGCGAGCTGGCAAGCTATGCTAACAGTTGGCACAAACACTAATTGCCTGAGGTTAGAACTACACTTACAACCCTTTCGCTATGAGTTCATTTGCGTTGGAGGACGTGAAGGTCCTTCACGTCGACGACGAACCCGATTTCACGGATCTGGTTAAGGACATTCTCGAAAGTGAAGATTCGGCGCTATCGATCTGCACTGCTACAAGCGTAGACGACGCATTATCAATTCTCCAAGTCGAGGACCTCGACTGTATCGTGAGTGACTACGACATGCCGGGAAAGAATGGGCTTGATTTTTTAGAACTGGTTCGAGACGAGTATCCGAGCCTTCCGTTTATCCTGTTTACCGGGCGCGGTTCAGAACAAATCGCAAGCGAGGCGATCTCTGCCGGGGTCACCGAGTATCTCCAGAAAGAGACCGGGACAGACCAGTACAAGATCCTCACGAATCGAATTCGAAACTCGGTCCAGAGTGTGCGCGCCGAAGCGGCCTTTGAGCGAACTGAAGAGCGCTATCACAATTTGGTGGATACTGCTCCGATACCGATCGTTCTCTTCGACGAAGAGGGACGAGCCGTCTACTCGAATGAGGCTGCGGTGGAATTCTTTGATGCCGATTCACACGCTGAAGTCGAAGGAAAATCCTTTGTCGAGTTTCTGCATCCCGAAGATAGGGACGTTTCACGCGAACGCTTTGAGCAGCTCATGACGGAGGATCAACCGATGCCAGAAATTGAATATCGTATACAGACGATGAACGGCGAAATTAAAACCGCGACAGTTGCGACCGCTCCCGGAATCTACCATGGAGAGCCCGTCGCGCAGGCGATGGTATATCAGTAAGTTAGTCGACTGTCCTGATAGAGTTGTCTCGCCGGTGTCTACCGACGTGTCGCTGGTGACTGTAGGCCCTGTACTGACCGTCAGTTTGCTTGGTCGGTAGAGCATTCGGCGAGAAGCACGAACAATTTTTTGGAGAGAGCTGCCATCCCTAACCAGTGTGAGACGCACAAACTAACTCAATCAGACCAAGAGATTTAGAAAAGATAGAGATTGGTGGCGTCCACAACATAAACAGAGGCAACTGTAGATGCCGTTCATCGCGCGTTTGGGATCGCGGGGCGGGGAACTAGTCTCTCCCGGCCAGGTTGATGCTGAGAACAAACTCTACTGCCCGGAGTGTGGAGGTGAGATGGGTATCAGGGATGGCGACGGAAAGAAACGGCACTTCTGGCACACCGAGAAGCTTGGTGGTGCGGACGGACACGAGTGTGATGGTGTTGGCCGGGAGACCGCTGAATCTGAGATCCACAGTCGGGTGAAAGCGTATGCTGTCGAGGCTCTCGCAGACCGGTTCGTTAGCCTGGATACAAAACGAAACGGGGAGGAGATACCGGTTGAGGTTGCAGAGACCAGCAGCAAGAGCGACTACCGCAGGGCCGATGCGATGGCCGAGTTCGAAGCGGAAAACCGGTTGTTTGGGCGCGGGCTGGCCGTAGAGATTCAGCACAGACATGAGGAAAAGAACATTCCTCGGGTGAGCGCGGACTTTATCGAGGCTGGATACACTGTCCTCTGGATCGATACAGCAGATGTCGAAACACAGCGGGAGTTTCCTGATATCGACCTAGCGCTCCAGTCCGAACAATTCGTATCTTATACGCCGTACAACTGGTCTGAAATCGAGGTGCTTAATGACTTTGCGGCCGAGGAGTGGTTTCAGCTCGAAGAAGACTGGCAGCAGAGGATCCGTTCCCGAACTGCACACACGAGTTTCAACAACAGGGCTCGATTGCGATGTGTGCTCTGTGTGAAACCAAATATCGGTGGCATGACCCTTCAAAACGCCCGGCGTTCGAGGAGACATGTGGCTTCGAGTTTGATACACGTGTGAACGGTGAGAGACCGGACTTTCCCGACAGCCCTGAACCACATATCCACCATTGGTTCTCTATCGAACAAAACCCTGATTCTGCGGACCCTAGGTACAAAACCTCTGTCCAACGGAAGAGATGCGGGAAATGTCGGGCCTCAAAGGTTATAGATTCGGATGGAAATTCAATCATTGATCATACCGAGAAAGATATCTACGAAATCAAGACGGGACTGATGAGGCGTCAAGAACACTGTGATCACAACTGGCACCGGTACGAGGAACGATGCACACTTTGTGACCTACCGAGGTCAGATATAGATAAGGATTTCAGCGGAGGTTGGTTCTAATCCCCTTCTTAGAGTCTTCTAAAGAGAAAACACAGAATCAGGCGCCTGTTCAAAACTAACAGAGAGTGGCTCTGTTGAAATCCTATTCTTCAGACGGACTCTCGTCTGAAACAGCTGGCCGATGAGAACTGCTCAAGAGCAATACAGTGAGGAGCCGAAAAAGTGCTCGCGGTCGAGTTGATGCTGGATACAGCCGGTCTCAAGTGACTGCGCTTGCTCATTTCCGACCACCCTCCACATCCGTCTCTGTCTCGGTTTTCGCATCGCTCTCGCTCTCCTTACCAGCATCCACCGAACCACTCTCGCTATCTCGTTCCGTCCACTCAACTATCACCTCATCATCACCAGGTAACTCAGCGCCATCCGGCACCGACACAAACACATCTAAGTACCGAACTGACTCTGCAACATCCTCTGGCGGCTCCCCGACTTCCTC
This genomic interval from Haloarcula halophila contains the following:
- a CDS encoding response regulator gives rise to the protein MSSFALEDVKVLHVDDEPDFTDLVKDILESEDSALSICTATSVDDALSILQVEDLDCIVSDYDMPGKNGLDFLELVRDEYPSLPFILFTGRGSEQIASEAISAGVTEYLQKETGTDQYKILTNRIRNSVQSVRAEAAFERTEERYHNLVDTAPIPIVLFDEEGRAVYSNEAAVEFFDADSHAEVEGKSFVEFLHPEDRDVSRERFEQLMTEDQPMPEIEYRIQTMNGEIKTATVATAPGIYHGEPVAQAMVYQ